A section of the Bacillus sp. HSf4 genome encodes:
- a CDS encoding TRAP transporter permease — MAEQKEHIAELSEKEQQELLEKYDPEQGTRKLKGLAGAISFIGLLAFSLFQLYTAIFGVFPAQIQRSVHLGFALGLIFLLFPATKRMRKTGKFKVAWYDCLLAVMGAGVGAYWVINYKTIVGGIGLITTTDFYVGLLAVLLVLEATRRAVGLPITIIAGLFLLYGLYGSYLPGFLSHNGLTLERLVQTMYFTTEGILGTPLAVSSTFIFLFILFGAFLVRTGVGQYFNDLAVAIAGRSTGGPAKVAIFSSALQGTISGSSVANVVTSGSFTIPMMKKLGYKREFAGAVEASASTGGQLMPPIMGAAAFLMVEFIGGGITYWDIAKAAMIPAVLYFTGIWIMTHFEAKRLGLRGLSKEEMPNRKEVFKKIYLLLPIISVVLLLMSGIIVMHAALYSIVLAIVVGFFNKETRLGLKGIVLALAEGARMALSVAAATAAAGIIVGVVTKTGLGLKLANGLLDLAGGALLPSLFLTMVAALILGMGSPTTANYVITSTIAAPALILLNVPDLSAHLFVFYFGIVADITPPVALAAFAAAGVAGGEPIKTGINSAKLAIAAFIIPYIFVLSPELLMIDAHWYEIIWVIVTALSGMIAIGAGMIGFWMRKVFWYERIWAALSGLLLIYPEGYTDLIGLGMFVLLFVLQLMWKRDRSRPEEVSALKA; from the coding sequence ATGGCTGAGCAAAAGGAGCACATTGCTGAACTTTCTGAAAAAGAGCAGCAGGAACTGCTGGAAAAATACGATCCGGAACAGGGAACGAGAAAGCTGAAGGGATTGGCGGGGGCCATATCATTTATCGGTTTGCTCGCATTTTCATTGTTTCAATTATATACAGCCATTTTCGGGGTCTTTCCGGCTCAAATTCAAAGGTCCGTCCATTTAGGATTTGCGCTCGGTCTGATCTTTCTCTTGTTTCCGGCGACAAAACGCATGCGGAAAACCGGCAAGTTTAAAGTGGCCTGGTATGATTGTCTGTTAGCCGTTATGGGAGCCGGTGTCGGCGCCTACTGGGTCATCAATTATAAAACGATTGTCGGCGGCATCGGCCTGATTACAACCACCGACTTTTATGTCGGTCTTCTGGCTGTCCTTTTGGTATTGGAAGCGACAAGAAGGGCTGTCGGCCTGCCGATTACGATCATCGCCGGCTTGTTTCTTCTTTACGGGCTTTACGGCTCCTATCTGCCGGGGTTTCTGTCTCACAACGGGCTGACTTTGGAAAGGCTTGTCCAAACGATGTATTTTACGACAGAAGGGATCTTGGGAACGCCTCTTGCTGTTTCCTCGACCTTTATCTTCCTGTTTATTTTGTTCGGCGCGTTTCTCGTCCGAACAGGAGTGGGGCAATATTTTAACGATCTTGCCGTTGCCATCGCCGGAAGGAGCACGGGCGGGCCCGCCAAAGTAGCGATCTTCTCCAGCGCCCTTCAAGGAACAATCAGCGGCAGCTCCGTTGCCAATGTCGTCACTTCGGGGTCGTTTACGATTCCGATGATGAAAAAGCTTGGCTATAAAAGGGAGTTTGCCGGTGCCGTTGAAGCGTCCGCATCGACTGGCGGACAGCTGATGCCTCCGATTATGGGGGCGGCCGCCTTTTTAATGGTGGAATTCATCGGCGGCGGGATTACGTATTGGGATATTGCAAAAGCGGCGATGATTCCGGCTGTTCTTTACTTTACAGGCATTTGGATAATGACGCATTTTGAAGCGAAGCGCCTGGGGTTGCGGGGGCTATCAAAAGAAGAGATGCCGAATCGGAAGGAAGTATTTAAAAAGATTTACCTCCTGTTGCCGATCATTTCAGTCGTCTTGCTGCTCATGTCGGGAATCATCGTCATGCATGCCGCGCTGTACTCGATCGTGCTGGCTATTGTTGTCGGTTTTTTCAACAAAGAAACGAGGCTGGGGCTGAAAGGGATTGTGCTCGCTTTGGCTGAAGGGGCGAGAATGGCGCTTTCAGTGGCCGCGGCAACGGCTGCAGCCGGGATTATCGTCGGCGTCGTTACAAAGACGGGGCTCGGGCTTAAGCTGGCAAACGGACTGCTCGACTTGGCGGGCGGCGCATTATTGCCTTCACTCTTTTTGACGATGGTCGCCGCTTTGATCCTCGGAATGGGGTCGCCGACAACGGCGAACTATGTGATCACATCCACGATTGCCGCGCCTGCCTTGATCTTATTGAATGTACCGGATCTGTCGGCCCACCTGTTTGTCTTTTATTTTGGCATTGTGGCGGACATCACCCCGCCTGTTGCCCTGGCCGCTTTTGCGGCGGCGGGCGTTGCGGGAGGGGAGCCGATCAAAACCGGAATCAATTCCGCCAAACTCGCCATCGCCGCTTTTATTATTCCGTATATATTCGTCCTGTCACCGGAGCTTCTCATGATAGATGCCCACTGGTATGAGATCATCTGGGTGATTGTGACCGCATTGTCAGGGATGATTGCCATCGGGGCCGGGATGATCGGCTTCTGGATGAGAAAAGTGTTTTGGTATGAAAGAATATGGGCGGCGCTTAGCGGTCTATTGCTGATTTATCCCGAAGGATATACAGATTTGATCGGGCTCGGAATGTTCGTTCTCCTGTTCGTCCTTCAGCTCATGTGGAAGCGGGACAGAAGCCGCCCGGAAGAAGTTTCGGCTTTAAAAGCGTAA
- a CDS encoding DUF1850 domain-containing protein yields the protein MEKIRKKKLVKGLAALSFIFIAIAACLIPYQPAVVFMKEDSGDLIAFLPLQKKKNFDVIYTHSIHKTKVVESYVWENKKIRQTALSYHDPAVGMPANAGEGEKLVIKNGIYTISNMKRTFPYIDMRIGRVRANHRIRYNGKVHELKRYIRPGSWTRMSVQKLNVLQQLRGVKING from the coding sequence GTGGAAAAAATAAGAAAAAAGAAGCTGGTGAAAGGGCTGGCCGCATTATCATTTATCTTCATAGCGATTGCAGCATGTTTGATACCATATCAGCCGGCCGTTGTATTCATGAAAGAAGACAGCGGTGATCTCATCGCTTTTCTTCCCCTCCAAAAGAAGAAAAACTTTGATGTGATCTATACGCATTCCATCCACAAAACAAAGGTGGTTGAATCGTATGTATGGGAGAACAAAAAGATCAGACAAACAGCTTTGAGCTATCATGATCCGGCAGTCGGAATGCCGGCGAACGCGGGAGAAGGGGAAAAGCTCGTCATCAAAAACGGCATATACACCATCTCCAATATGAAGCGGACATTCCCATATATCGATATGAGAATCGGGAGAGTCAGGGCGAACCACCGGATCAGGTACAACGGCAAAGTCCATGAATTAAAACGGTATATCCGCCCCGGCTCATGGACAAGGATGTCCGTTCAAAAATTAAATGTCTTGCAACAATTGAGGGGAGTGAAGATAAATGGCTGA
- a CDS encoding TAXI family TRAP transporter solute-binding subunit — MKKWKSLSWLVLMLALVMGLAACGSDNASGNKDGGSASKGSGSYSLLTGGTGGTYYPLGGQFANLWEDATGDKFTTQTTGASAENMATLQKGEAEVAFSQTDIATYAVEGKEMFQEKIDGIKAIAALYPETVQIVTTEKSGIDSIEDLKGKTVSVGAAGAGVNINAKQILEVHGLTFDDIKPQNLSFEESTDGIQSGAIDAAFITAGTPTGAVEGLSAQNKIKILNIGEDKQKKLMEKYPFYAKDTIKSGTYGIDKDVNTVAVKAMLVGTDKLDEDTVYKMTKALFEADKINHAKGEFIKPETALEGLGDIEIHPGAAKYYKEKGIEKPNE, encoded by the coding sequence ATGAAAAAGTGGAAAAGCTTATCATGGTTAGTATTGATGCTGGCGCTTGTCATGGGATTGGCCGCGTGCGGAAGCGACAATGCATCAGGAAATAAGGATGGGGGATCTGCGTCAAAAGGATCAGGAAGCTACAGTCTGCTTACAGGAGGAACCGGCGGTACATATTATCCGCTTGGCGGGCAGTTTGCAAATCTGTGGGAGGATGCGACAGGAGACAAATTTACCACACAGACAACAGGGGCATCGGCTGAAAATATGGCCACTCTGCAAAAAGGGGAAGCTGAAGTCGCTTTTTCTCAGACTGACATTGCCACTTATGCCGTAGAGGGCAAAGAGATGTTTCAAGAAAAAATTGACGGAATCAAAGCGATTGCCGCCCTTTATCCGGAGACGGTGCAGATTGTGACGACAGAAAAAAGCGGGATCGATTCTATTGAAGACTTAAAAGGAAAAACGGTTTCCGTGGGCGCAGCAGGCGCAGGGGTCAACATCAACGCCAAGCAGATTTTGGAGGTCCACGGGCTTACCTTTGACGATATCAAACCGCAAAATCTTTCATTTGAAGAATCAACCGACGGCATCCAGTCCGGTGCGATCGACGCTGCATTTATTACGGCCGGAACGCCTACAGGGGCAGTTGAAGGGCTGTCTGCACAAAATAAAATCAAAATCTTAAACATTGGAGAAGACAAACAGAAAAAGCTGATGGAGAAATATCCGTTTTATGCGAAGGATACGATTAAAAGCGGAACGTACGGGATCGACAAAGATGTGAACACAGTGGCGGTCAAAGCGATGCTTGTTGGGACCGACAAGCTGGATGAAGACACCGTCTACAAGATGACAAAAGCGCTTTTTGAAGCGGATAAAATCAATCATGCAAAGGGCGAGTTTATCAAGCCGGAAACAGCGCTTGAAGGATTGGGCGATATCGAGATCCATCCGGGGGCAGCCAAGTATTACAAAGAAAAAGGGATCGAAAAGCCAAACGAATAA
- a CDS encoding ornithine cyclodeaminase family protein: protein MLILNADEQKSLVNMNEIIECAAVALKEFSEERTITPIRAALQFDHGQNTALVMPSVAEELRTLGLKIVTVAPHNKTLGKKTINGVVMLSDFKTGEPIALLEGSYLTMMRTGALSGVATKYLSRQDSKKLCIIGTGEQAKGLVEAVLAVRDIEEVLLYNRTEQKAQQFSEYIKKKFNKRVRVYSDPDEAVREADIIVTTTNSTTPVFSEPLKQGVHVNAVGSFRPAMQELPSHVMSLADKVVVESSEAALEETGDLQVPISEGVFKPGDIYGELGQIVSGECNGRVDDQEITVFKSVGLAVVDIVVAQYFYQKAIEHKVGIHIPF, encoded by the coding sequence ATGTTAATCTTAAACGCTGATGAACAAAAAAGTTTAGTCAATATGAATGAGATCATTGAATGCGCCGCTGTCGCATTGAAAGAATTTTCAGAAGAAAGAACAATTACACCGATTCGTGCCGCATTACAGTTTGATCATGGTCAAAATACTGCATTGGTCATGCCTTCGGTAGCTGAAGAGCTCAGGACCCTTGGATTAAAAATAGTCACCGTAGCGCCTCATAATAAGACCTTAGGGAAGAAAACGATCAATGGTGTTGTGATGTTGTCAGACTTCAAAACAGGAGAACCAATCGCTCTTTTGGAAGGCTCTTATTTAACGATGATGAGAACAGGCGCCTTATCAGGTGTAGCAACGAAATATTTATCCCGCCAAGATTCAAAAAAGCTATGTATAATCGGTACAGGGGAACAAGCAAAAGGTCTGGTTGAAGCTGTACTCGCTGTTCGAGACATTGAAGAGGTTTTACTTTATAACCGAACAGAACAAAAAGCACAACAATTTAGCGAATATATTAAAAAGAAATTTAATAAACGAGTACGCGTCTATTCAGACCCGGATGAAGCAGTACGTGAAGCTGACATTATTGTAACGACAACAAATTCTACAACACCGGTATTTTCAGAGCCATTAAAACAGGGGGTTCATGTCAATGCAGTAGGTTCATTTAGACCAGCAATGCAAGAGTTGCCATCTCATGTCATGTCTCTAGCCGATAAAGTCGTAGTGGAATCTAGTGAAGCAGCATTAGAGGAGACTGGTGATTTACAAGTTCCGATAAGCGAAGGCGTTTTTAAGCCTGGCGACATCTACGGAGAGCTTGGGCAAATTGTAAGCGGAGAATGCAACGGACGAGTCGATGATCAAGAAATCACTGTTTTTAAATCAGTTGGATTAGCTGTTGTGGATATTGTAGTCGCTCAATATTTTTATCAAAAGGCTATTGAACATAAGGTTGGGATTCATATTCCTTTTTAA
- a CDS encoding FAD-dependent oxidoreductase, whose product MNSTFHRDVVVIGGGIIGSAIAYYCSKSGLDITVLEKNELASGTSSKCDGNILAVDKDPGFDSQMALKSQQLVHELSHELEIPFEYRNPGSVLVCENDTEMEAAQKWVRQQQDAGLDFRLLDREDLRNESPYFSDDLPGGLECRTDSIVSPYMLTYSMIHRAQQFGAKVHTNTEVKQLYQNQVNQFVIETNNGTFTANKVVNACGVWAPFIGEMLGIDIPIKPRKGQVMVASRQQSVGLRNVMEFGYLISKFGGERKVDPLTDQYGVALVFEPTESQNFLIGSSRQFNGYDTKVNHEVMKCIAKRAVRFYPKIADMTVIRTYAGLRPWTADHLPIISHVEKVPGFYIAAGHEGDGISLAAITGQVISEMINEHDTSIPIEPLRYDRFNVHVKQ is encoded by the coding sequence ATGAATAGCACATTTCATCGCGATGTTGTTGTCATCGGGGGTGGAATTATCGGTTCAGCGATCGCTTACTATTGCTCAAAATCCGGTTTGGATATCACGGTTCTCGAAAAAAATGAATTGGCGAGTGGAACATCCTCTAAATGCGATGGAAATATTTTAGCAGTGGATAAGGATCCTGGCTTTGATAGTCAAATGGCTCTAAAAAGTCAACAATTGGTGCATGAATTAAGCCATGAGCTTGAAATCCCATTTGAATATCGGAACCCTGGCAGTGTTTTAGTTTGTGAAAACGACACGGAAATGGAAGCTGCACAAAAATGGGTCCGGCAACAACAAGATGCAGGCCTGGATTTTCGACTGTTGGATCGGGAAGACTTGCGCAATGAATCTCCTTACTTTTCAGACGATCTCCCAGGCGGGCTTGAGTGCAGGACTGATTCGATCGTCAGTCCCTATATGCTCACATACTCGATGATTCACCGTGCCCAACAATTCGGAGCGAAAGTACATACGAATACGGAAGTGAAACAGCTTTATCAAAATCAAGTCAATCAATTTGTCATTGAGACAAATAACGGAACCTTTACAGCGAATAAGGTTGTCAATGCGTGCGGGGTATGGGCTCCGTTTATTGGAGAGATGCTCGGTATAGACATTCCAATAAAGCCGCGTAAAGGTCAGGTCATGGTTGCTTCTAGACAACAGTCTGTTGGATTAAGAAATGTCATGGAATTTGGCTACCTTATTTCAAAATTTGGCGGGGAGAGGAAAGTGGATCCCTTAACTGATCAATACGGAGTTGCATTGGTTTTCGAGCCTACCGAAAGCCAAAACTTTTTAATTGGCAGCAGTCGTCAATTTAATGGATATGACACAAAAGTGAATCATGAAGTGATGAAATGTATCGCCAAAAGAGCTGTTCGTTTTTATCCTAAAATTGCCGATATGACGGTGATCAGAACATACGCGGGATTACGGCCGTGGACCGCTGACCACCTTCCGATTATTTCACATGTTGAAAAGGTGCCGGGATTTTATATAGCAGCGGGACATGAAGGGGACGGCATAAGCTTAGCGGCGATTACAGGTCAAGTCATTTCAGAAATGATCAATGAACATGATACATCGATTCCGATTGAACCACTCCGGTATGACAGATTCAATGTCCATGTCAAGCAGTGA
- a CDS encoding FAD-dependent oxidoreductase, which yields MDNAMIIGAGPAGLTAAVTCAENGVDVVVIDEYMKAGGRLLGQLYEEPNGSWWNGMKESAALYEKAVKLGVTFHLNVAVHHIEKSNGRWVVYTEKQTFYTNHLLLATGAAESPLPVPGWTLPGVMSVGAAQVMTNVHRIKPGERGVIIGVNVLSAAIAMELQLAGVEIACLTLPKMNGMTKGAGHPGEVMDSLLHVSHMAPSRLVRYGSKFMKNDFMKKLGVQLYPKKGVKMWGIPIQLRKAVIEIYGENKVEGVTIATINADGEVVYGSEEQIEVDFVCIAGGLYPLAELAAVAGCPFYLVEELGGYVPLHNERMESPLEGLYVAGNITGIEGAKVAAAQGKTAGLSIAHRAGKKGLDMEIQDSIKMTEQIRNRAYIQFHPEIEAGRKKISQQWEVYQSTKRSLGGGVT from the coding sequence ATGGATAATGCGATGATTATAGGCGCCGGACCTGCAGGTTTAACAGCGGCAGTGACTTGTGCAGAAAATGGAGTGGATGTTGTCGTCATTGATGAATATATGAAAGCTGGCGGCAGGTTGCTCGGACAGCTTTATGAAGAACCGAATGGGTCTTGGTGGAATGGGATGAAAGAATCAGCTGCATTATATGAAAAAGCTGTGAAGCTTGGCGTGACATTTCATTTAAATGTAGCGGTACATCATATCGAGAAATCAAATGGACGCTGGGTTGTTTATACGGAAAAACAAACATTTTATACCAATCATTTGTTGTTAGCAACCGGTGCAGCCGAATCCCCTCTACCTGTACCCGGTTGGACATTACCCGGCGTTATGTCGGTTGGGGCCGCACAGGTGATGACAAATGTTCATCGGATCAAGCCCGGGGAGCGCGGGGTGATAATCGGTGTGAATGTTCTCTCGGCTGCCATTGCTATGGAATTACAACTAGCTGGCGTAGAGATCGCTTGTCTCACTTTACCAAAGATGAACGGTATGACAAAGGGTGCCGGTCATCCAGGAGAAGTCATGGATTCACTTCTTCATGTCTCCCATATGGCTCCGTCTCGACTTGTTCGCTATGGCAGCAAATTCATGAAGAATGATTTTATGAAAAAATTGGGCGTTCAGTTATACCCTAAAAAAGGAGTGAAGATGTGGGGCATTCCCATTCAACTTCGAAAAGCTGTCATCGAGATTTATGGCGAGAATAAAGTGGAAGGCGTGACAATAGCAACAATTAATGCCGATGGGGAAGTCGTTTATGGCAGTGAGGAACAGATTGAAGTGGATTTCGTTTGTATTGCCGGAGGTTTATACCCATTAGCTGAATTAGCGGCAGTTGCAGGTTGTCCATTTTATTTAGTGGAAGAACTGGGAGGCTATGTCCCTTTACATAATGAAAGGATGGAAAGCCCTTTAGAAGGACTGTATGTTGCGGGAAACATTACGGGTATTGAAGGAGCAAAGGTTGCTGCTGCACAGGGGAAAACGGCAGGTTTATCAATTGCACACCGCGCCGGAAAGAAAGGATTGGATATGGAGATTCAAGATTCTATTAAAATGACTGAACAGATCAGAAATCGTGCATATATACAATTCCACCCGGAAATAGAGGCCGGAAGAAAGAAAATCTCACAGCAATGGGAAGTTTATCAATCTACTAAAAGAAGTCTAGGAGGCGGGGTCACATGA
- a CDS encoding (2Fe-2S)-binding protein, whose translation MTRRISNHPILGKIKDDHDVSFTFNHKVYKGLENESLAAALLANGIRTLRHHEKSGSPRGIYCNIGHCYECRVSVDGQQGIRACLTPLKEGMVVESSGGLQPASKGDGGLGNG comes from the coding sequence ATGACGCGCAGAATCTCAAACCACCCTATACTCGGAAAAATTAAGGATGATCATGATGTTTCCTTTACATTTAATCATAAGGTCTACAAAGGGCTGGAAAATGAATCTTTGGCAGCGGCACTTTTAGCCAATGGAATTCGCACGCTTCGACATCACGAAAAGAGCGGGTCACCAAGAGGTATCTATTGTAATATTGGCCATTGTTATGAGTGTAGAGTATCGGTAGACGGTCAACAGGGGATCCGGGCATGTCTTACACCTCTTAAAGAGGGAATGGTTGTTGAAAGCAGCGGCGGACTGCAACCAGCCAGTAAAGGAGATGGAGGACTGGGAAATGGATAA
- a CDS encoding (2Fe-2S)-binding protein, giving the protein MKEDEMIICRCEEVSFKELETTAARYKCSSRELKLRTRAGMGYCGGRTCRTIVDQIAAAANHQNPTCVSLKYQPPIRPVSFKNLGGEDR; this is encoded by the coding sequence ATGAAAGAAGATGAAATGATTATATGCAGGTGTGAAGAAGTCAGTTTCAAGGAATTGGAGACTACAGCCGCCAGGTATAAATGCTCGTCCAGGGAATTAAAGCTTCGTACGAGGGCGGGCATGGGCTATTGCGGCGGAAGAACATGCCGGACTATTGTCGATCAAATAGCGGCGGCAGCGAATCATCAAAATCCGACATGTGTATCATTGAAATATCAGCCGCCTATACGACCGGTTAGCTTTAAAAATTTAGGAGGGGAAGATCGATGA
- the brnQ gene encoding branched-chain amino acid transport system II carrier protein, protein MKNTLSAGQLMAIGLMLFAMFLGAGNTIFAPMVGQLAGTNTWIAMSGFLITGVGLVLLAIIALAISGGTVEKLASRVHPKFGMIFSIALFLTLGPIYVIPRTTSVVYEISVNPVITERVQSNHAFLFLFSFLFILMTVLLSLNPSKFVDRLGKMITPIFVTLLIILIVKSLMTPMGSFGEPKEPYIQDTFFKGFVQGYYTMDVLAAFTFGGIFIKSIQNVGVEGKKEISVVFMKAGMITVVGLVLLQLSLAWIGGSSVEAIGYASNGGEVLAKSAIHLFGYGGVFLIGTVIFLTGITTNIACLSSVAEYFNRIYPKVSYKKWVVLLAVVSLIITNFGLNTILELASPILLLLYPIAITLIVLSFINNLFKGYQSVYIGSIIGSGFVALLDALKEANIFADFISQTFSFIPLFHIGAGWIVTGLIGAVIGMITAVLNKSEERKLDIGNEEVS, encoded by the coding sequence ATGAAAAATACTTTGTCGGCAGGACAACTTATGGCTATCGGTCTGATGTTATTTGCGATGTTTCTCGGGGCCGGTAACACCATATTCGCACCAATGGTCGGTCAACTTGCAGGAACGAACACATGGATTGCGATGTCAGGGTTTTTGATTACAGGTGTCGGACTTGTCTTATTAGCCATTATCGCATTAGCCATCTCGGGAGGTACGGTAGAGAAGCTTGCGTCAAGAGTACATCCAAAGTTCGGGATGATATTTTCGATCGCTCTTTTTTTAACCTTAGGACCCATCTACGTCATTCCAAGAACGACATCAGTCGTATATGAGATATCGGTAAACCCTGTCATCACTGAGAGGGTTCAATCAAATCATGCTTTCTTATTTCTGTTTTCTTTTCTGTTTATTCTCATGACTGTTTTGCTTTCTCTTAACCCAAGTAAGTTTGTCGATCGGCTGGGGAAAATGATAACGCCTATATTTGTTACGCTTTTAATCATCTTAATCGTCAAGTCATTGATGACCCCAATGGGGAGCTTTGGTGAACCGAAAGAACCGTATATACAAGATACGTTTTTTAAAGGGTTTGTTCAAGGATATTATACAATGGATGTTCTTGCCGCGTTTACATTCGGAGGAATTTTCATCAAATCGATTCAAAATGTGGGAGTTGAAGGGAAAAAAGAAATATCCGTTGTTTTTATGAAAGCAGGAATGATAACGGTCGTTGGCTTGGTGCTTTTGCAGTTATCTTTAGCCTGGATAGGAGGATCGAGTGTTGAGGCGATTGGATATGCCAGCAATGGCGGAGAAGTGTTGGCAAAAAGTGCAATCCATTTGTTTGGATATGGCGGAGTATTTTTAATAGGGACTGTTATATTTTTAACCGGAATCACAACAAACATAGCATGTTTATCATCAGTAGCAGAATATTTTAATAGAATCTACCCGAAAGTTTCTTACAAAAAATGGGTAGTGCTCTTAGCTGTTGTTAGTTTAATCATTACCAATTTTGGTTTGAACACAATACTTGAGTTAGCGTCGCCAATTCTCCTTCTTTTATATCCAATAGCGATTACGTTAATTGTTCTTTCCTTCATCAATAATCTATTCAAAGGTTATCAATCCGTATATATCGGTTCAATTATTGGCAGTGGATTTGTCGCATTGTTAGATGCTTTAAAAGAAGCAAATATTTTTGCGGATTTTATTAGTCAAACCTTTTCCTTCATCCCGCTGTTTCATATCGGGGCGGGATGGATCGTAACTGGACTGATTGGAGCTGTTATCGGTATGATTACCGCTGTTTTGAATAAATCGGAAGAAAGAAAGCTTGATATAGGGAATGAAGAAGTGTCCTGA
- a CDS encoding XRE family transcriptional regulator, producing MDSDVGHLIKRLRKEKKMTLKEVSEKTGLSISFISQVERSLCSITLLSLRKISEALGVSPSYFFPDNIQIDKNMIRRASDRQVEHKTSFTYSDLSGNVSNPLFVPIFVTLMPGDKRGIPFSHEGQEFIYVIEGMMTIIFDDVEYDLFPGDSIHIESTKPHNWFNKTDKPTNFIFVSAAPSRD from the coding sequence ATGGATTCAGATGTAGGACATTTAATTAAAAGGCTCCGCAAAGAGAAAAAAATGACATTGAAGGAAGTCTCCGAAAAAACAGGCTTATCGATCAGCTTCATATCCCAGGTAGAACGTTCTCTATGTTCCATTACATTGCTTTCCTTACGAAAAATATCTGAAGCTCTCGGGGTCAGTCCCAGTTATTTCTTTCCCGACAATATACAAATTGACAAAAACATGATTAGACGAGCTTCTGACAGACAAGTTGAACATAAGACATCCTTTACCTATTCGGATCTATCCGGCAATGTATCGAACCCCTTGTTTGTGCCCATTTTCGTTACCCTGATGCCTGGTGATAAAAGAGGCATACCTTTTTCTCATGAAGGGCAGGAATTTATTTACGTCATCGAAGGCATGATGACGATCATTTTTGATGACGTAGAATACGATCTTTTCCCCGGGGACAGCATCCATATAGAATCAACCAAACCTCACAACTGGTTTAACAAAACAGACAAACCTACGAATTTTATATTTGTTAGTGCCGCCCCCTCTCGTGATTGA
- a CDS encoding GntR family transcriptional regulator, protein MRKYEYISNEMRRRIQEECYPVDQPIPDELSLAKEFSCSRMTMKRALDILVSEGMLYRKRGHGTFIVKSSIQDLPVSVTDRENLGLTKLLANKQIESRIIQFDVEFPSPEVADRLSIEKSVPVYHIIRLRKVEGEPYVIEETYMPSNVIRELNEDVLHSSVYRHITETLKLTIAGSHRKIRADKPTELDRKYLECAADDPVLEVEQVAFLNTGEPFEYSFARHRYDKFVFSSVHIRK, encoded by the coding sequence ATGAGAAAATACGAATATATTTCAAATGAAATGAGGAGGCGGATTCAGGAGGAATGCTATCCGGTCGATCAGCCCATACCTGATGAGCTTTCTCTCGCCAAAGAATTTTCCTGCAGCAGAATGACGATGAAAAGGGCTCTCGACATTCTCGTTTCAGAAGGTATGCTGTACCGCAAACGGGGGCACGGCACCTTTATTGTGAAATCATCCATTCAGGATCTCCCCGTCAGCGTGACGGATCGTGAAAACCTTGGGTTGACAAAACTTCTCGCCAACAAACAGATCGAAAGCCGCATCATTCAGTTTGATGTTGAGTTTCCGTCGCCGGAAGTGGCTGATCGATTATCAATCGAAAAGAGCGTTCCGGTGTATCACATCATCAGGCTCCGGAAGGTCGAAGGCGAACCGTATGTCATTGAAGAAACATACATGCCTTCCAACGTGATTCGAGAATTAAACGAAGATGTGCTTCACAGCTCTGTTTATCGGCATATCACGGAAACGCTGAAATTGACAATCGCCGGCTCCCACCGGAAAATCAGGGCGGATAAGCCGACGGAACTGGACCGCAAATATCTGGAATGCGCTGCCGACGATCCGGTGCTTGAAGTCGAACAGGTCGCATTTTTAAATACGGGGGAGCCGTTTGAATATTCTTTTGCAAGACATCGCTATGATAAATTTGTGTTTTCCAGCGTTCATATTCGGAAATGA